The following proteins come from a genomic window of Panicum hallii strain FIL2 chromosome 8, PHallii_v3.1, whole genome shotgun sequence:
- the LOC112902966 gene encoding BOI-related E3 ubiquitin-protein ligase 1-like, producing the protein MERTLPGTTMAVHQARFAGVLPPCAWYGELNDYGALLSAASANGGWQYDCAAGGGVASGAQSELTCNGGAAVALPSRKRGREDEPERHYVAAASSAALLPIPGWHETAPVAHQPPAAVASRMAQSPAAVTSRMAESAMASTSGRPAAAVAASSVADALVAEMCQQSAEVDALVRAECDRLRAGLEQARKRRCVALASAAAKGAARALRDREVELEAARRRAAELEERLRQAAAESQAWRGAARSSEAVAAGLRATLATILLGGGSAAQPAEEGFGDSGSCCFVADADDAPVVHAATASSSGSSKWACRACGSGEASVLLLPCRHLCLCRACEPRADACPVCLAARSASIHVAAD; encoded by the coding sequence ATGGAGAGAACTCTTCCGGGCACAACAATGGCCGTGCACCAGGCGCGCTTCGCCGGCGTCCTTCCGCCATGCGCCTGGTACGGGGAGCTCAACGACTACGGCGCGCTCCTGTCCGCCGCGTCTGCCAACGGCGGGTGGCAGTACGActgcgccgccggcggcggcgtggcaagCGGCGCGCAGAGCGAGCTGACGTGCAACGGTGGCGCCGCGGTGGCCCTGCCCTCGCGGAAGCGCGGCAGGGAGGACGAGCCCGAGCGGCACTACGTGGCGGCGGCCTCGTCGGCGGCGCTCCTGCCGATCCCGGGGTGGCACGAGACAGCCCCCGTCGCGCACCAGCCCCCAGCGGCTGTTGCGAGCCGGATGGCGCAGTCGCCAGCGGCGGTCACGAGCCGGATGGCGGAGTCCGCGATGGCGTCgacgagcggccggccggccgccgcggtCGCCGCGTCGTCGGTGGCGGATGCGCTGGTGGCCGAGATGTGCCAGCAGAGCGCGGAGGTCGACGCGCTGGTGCGCGCCGAGTGCGACCGCCTCCGCGCCGGGCTGGAGCAGGCGCGCAAGCGGAGGTGCGTGGCGCtggcgagcgccgccgcgaagggcgcggcgcgcgcgctgCGGGACCGGGAggtggagctggaggcggcccggcgccgcgcggcggagctcgaggagcgGCTACGGCAGGCGGCGGCCGAGAGCcaggcgtggcgcggcgcggcgcgcagcAGCGAGGCCGTCGCGGCCGGGCTCCGCGCCACGCTCGCGACCATCCTCCTCGGCGGCGGCTCCGCAGCGCAGCCCGCAGAGGAGGGCTTCGGCGACTCCGGGTCGTGCTGCTTCGTGGCCGACGCCGACGACGCGCCGGTGGTacacgccgccaccgcctcgtcCTCGGGTAGCAGCAAGTGGGCGTGCCGGGcgtgcggcagcggcgaggcgtcggtgctgctgctgccgtgcCGGCACCTGTGCCTGTGCAGGGCGTGCGAGCCCCGGGCGGACGCGTGCCCCGTCTGCCTCGCCGCCAGGAGCGCGTCCATCCACGTCGCCGCCGACTGA